The nucleotide window ACTTAATCCACATAACAACTATGCCTCAGCTAACATCACTTTTAATTTGTATAACATTCTTCAAAAGTCGAGATCGTTCTGATATTtgaatcacttctaattgactttCTTCTTCTCTTGTCGAAACAAGGGAAAACATCTACAGGTATTGTTGTTGGAGTTGCACTCCTGGGTATCTCCACATCTTTCCTTATCTCCTTGCTGCTGTTCCTCTCAATTGGCATCACAATGGCTAAGCTTCTGCAGTACAAAGAAGTTCATCAAGAGGGGCAAGAGTTCCATTGGTATCAAGAGTTTATCCGTGTAACTCTTGGTCCTGGGAAAAGAGGCCAATGGACTTGGACAGATCAACATAAATCAATTAATCAAACAAAACTAGGTCCATTATTCGAAGACCTCAGAGGGCCACCAAAGTACATGTTGACACAAATTTCTAGCGAGGGGAATCAAGCAAAACATGAAGACCAAGACCGAATCATTGCTTCTGAAGATGAGACTGAAGATGCAGAAGCCCCATTTATCCAGAAACTCTTTGGCATCCTCCGAATTTACTATACACTTCTGGAATCAATTAAACGTgtctctcttggaattttggcTGGTGCTTATTCATCAAATAGGCCTTCTAGGATTCCAACCCTCATTATTTTGTCCATCACGTCTTTCCAACTTTTTTTCCTTGTCTTGAAAAAGCCCTTTATTAAAAAGAAGGTGCAGTTTGTTGAGATTATCTCAGTAGCTGGTGAAGTGGGTTTATATGGGGCTTGCCTTGCTCTACTGGAGAAGGATTTCTCTAGTGCTAATGAGAGGAGAATAGGGTTTTTCATGCTGGCAATGTTCATCATCATGTTTACTGCACAACTGGTCAACGAATGGTATGTCTTATATCGCCAAGTTATTCGACTGAGCGCAACTAGGAACTCATTCTCTTCAGGATTAAAAAGAGCTCTTGGTGGACTTTTACTAATCGTGCTACCCACACGGCTGTCAACAAATCTGAACAACCAGTTATCCTCCAGAAATGGAGAAGGAGACAGTGGAATTACAGTTACTCCCATCGGTCAAGTCCAAAGAACTTCAGGTACAAGTGAAGGGTCATGGCTGAGACAACTAAGAGAGGATGCAAAGACTAGCTTCAGTAGAGAAGATGCAGGAGCTCCTAATGACCCTTCAAGCAGCATGTACCAGAGAAGTGTGTTTTGGAGTGGAAAGAGAAGCAGAAGCTCTTCTGTAACATCATCATCTGACTCCAAGTCAAAGGGGGACGGCAAGCTGAAGTTAAGAGGGTTGTATAAGGATTTGGAGAACATTTTCTCATCAAAGTGATCTAGTAATtgatcaactcattcaatttatgtgAGTTCAAAGCTCATACGAGCCTCGATGGAGAAGTGGATCCTGATCTtattcaaagaataaaaataggtATTTGCACAGATATATGGTGTTTCGGGTCCAGGATCATGCCAATGGTCACTAATTGAAGGGAATAAAGCCTATGAACCAAATCCTGGTTTCTGTCAGTGCTTCATACTTCATAGCTTATTGCTATTATCGATTTTCAACTTTTGTTATGCTACATCTGGTCTGCGCCTTCTTCTCATTTGATAGTTTGTCTAATCTGACATGTTTTCTATAGGAAATGTTGTTTCATTAAAAGCATCAGAAGATGATCTTGTACTGTCTATCTGAATCCGGTACAATGTATAGTTGAAGGGAATGAAAACTACAAACCAAATGCATATTCATTTCGTATTAAGAGTGTATTTTTTTATGTATATGCTTTTGATCTCGGTTTAAATAGTTTAATTTTTTATGAACCCATAAATGATGGGGTTATAATAATAGAATTTAATTTGGCTAGATGATATCTGATTGGTTCTTTGGCAAGGTACAGAATGTATCAAATTTTAGAAATAgccaaaagaaatgatttgaTTATCTTATTTGTTGAATTGAGAGATCCATGAATTAGTATTATGATGTATATAAATACAAATAATTTCATTAAAGGACCTGAGAAATTGATATTGTAATATTTATGGAATCATCAAATACTTGCTGTTCCCCAACTGGATCACATCTGAAACTAGCTGAAAGGAATTTAGCCTATGAACCAAATGTAGTGTTTTGTTAGTGCTTTATAGATTATTGTGTTGAAATATTTACAGGAAAACATAAAATTTCCCATAtccgtaatatattttttttctctttgattttattttatttaccaaTTGTTGTGTAATGAGGAGGCATACGAGATTCATGCAGGATTTTTCATTTTTTACAAATGATAAATCAAGACAGAATTTGGTCTCAGAACATTGCATTATTTATTTTTACGATCGGGATCAAAGCTAAGATTATTAGAGATAtacaaatttattattttttagaaaataattttttggaaaaaaaatcatatgtcaATATTTAATAACCTTGCAGAAATAACAATTAACTATGCTATAAATTcgaataaaatttttattgtatATTCACTTGATTTCAACTTTTTATTTATATCAGATTATAAGTCAACATACTTGAACTTAAAAACTTTACTTGCCTCAAACATTTATCTAATATTTCTTggtagtttaaaaaatatatataattttgatatttggaaaagataattaatggagtgaggatatgagagtataaaattttatagtggtcAAAAGGTAGTCAAATACTTTGGTGGCCTTAGAATAGCCAACCCAAAATAAGAGGTAggaattatttttttccttttatcctttcctaaaattaataaaattgtGTGATTCACagagttattttttttatatgtgatttttcattaaaaataagcCACAGTATGCAGCTTTGAATTCCTTTatcctctcaaaataaaagaaaaaatcgaaCAGCCGTGAAGTGACCACGTGGCGCATTTAGGACCGATCGCTGTTTGTATGCTTTACTCCGCCGCGTACAAATACCCCCCACCGCCCACTCTCGTCTCTCTACACTTGAGATTGGCATCGAGATTAGAGAAGGGAAGCTTCCAGACTACGTTTAGTTCACCGTTACTATCgtcggaagagagagagagggagagggagagggagagggagaggagagcatTTCGTCGAGCATGTCGGACAGCGGCGTCGTGATGGTCTACGGCAACGGCGCGGCCCTGACGGAGCCGAAGAAGTCGTCCACCTTCTCCGTGAAGGTGGGGCTGGCGCAGATGCTGCGTGGCGGGGTCATCATGGACGTGGTCACGCCCGAGCAGGCCCGCGTTGCCGAGGAGGCGGGCGCCTGTGCCGTCATGGCGCTCGAGCGTGTCCCTGCGGACATCCGCGCCCAAGGCGGCGTCGCCCGCATGTCCGACCCTGGCCTCATCAAGGAGATCAAGCGCGCCGTCACGATCCCCGTCATGGCCAAGGCCCGCATCGGCCACTTCGTGGAGGCGCAGATCCTGGAGGCCATCGGGGTCGACTACGTGGACGAGAGCGAGGTCCTCACACCGGCCGATGAGCAGAACCACATCAACAAGCACAACTTCCGGGTGCCATTCGTGTGCGGCTGCCGCGACCTGGGCGAGGCCCTCCGCCGCATCCGTGAGGGCGCCGCCATGATCCGCACCAAGGGTGAGGCCGGAACCGGCAACATCATCGAGGCCGTCCGCCACGTCCGCTCCGTCATGGGCGACATCCGCGCCCTCCGCAACATGGACGACGATGAGGTCTTTACCTTCGCCAAGCGCATCGCTGCCCCCTATGACCTTGTCATGCAGACCAAGCAGCTCGGCAGGCTCCCTGTCGTCCACTTCGCCGCCGGTGGGGTCGCCACCCCCGCCGACGCGGCCCTCATGATGCAGCTCGGCTGCGATGGCGTGTTCGTCGGCTCCGGCATCTTCAAGAGCGGTGATCCGGCGCGCAGGGCCAGGGCTATTGTCCAGGCAGTCACCCATTACAGCGACCCAGAGATCCTGGCGGAGGTGAGCTGCGGCCTGGGAGAGGCCATGGTGGGGATCAATCTGAGCGACGCTAAGGTGGAGAGGTTCGCCAGCCGCTCAGAATAGAAGTCGGGCAAGGAAAAGTTGCCCCTTTCTCTCGCTTTCGATCCTCTTCTTGACTGAATCAAAATAGTCTCTTaaattgcttgcttgcttgctttatTAGCAACTGAAATATATCTGTGCTTAATACCAGTATAACCATGATCCATCTGTTCGTGGTGTGTGCTGTAATTTTGCCCATCGTTCATTTCAATGTGTCAGAAACTCTCATAGTCAATTAAAAGTATGCTTTTTTACTCGTAAATCTCCTGTGGTTTAATAGTGCATCTCATGGCTCATAGGGGCCCTAGAAATCTCTGATGTTTCATTTCTCCTTGCATGGATACAACGCAATCATTCTTTTACATCTTTTTATTACTCTTTTGCTGGTATATGGTGGCTATGCAGGACACTGTTCGGGATTGAATAGTGTAGAATGATGGTTTATATGTTTGATTTATCTGAAATATCTGTATTACTTAACTGCATGGTGACAGACATCCGAGTACACTAAATTTCAGAATTACATGgttattgaaaatattatgtttgcatgataattttttttaaaatcttgAATTGTGATGCTCTTGTTAGCCAAATCAAATCCATAATTGGGTTGTGATTGTTATGATGATATCAGATATTTTGCATATATCTTTTCTGTGTAGAATCTGGGCATTGTTTACCCTTTCCATTTCTTTTCTGAATACAAGCTTTACTTTCAGTTCAGAAATTGAGTTTTTACATGTAATAGGCAACATGTATGCTAAAATAAATATATTGCTCAGCTTTAACATACATGTTAAATGTCTCCTATATATATGTCAATTCAAGAGGAAACTCTTGATTTATTTTGGTTACTTTGTAATCTTGTTAGTGGAACTTGTTATCTCACTGTAAACATGTACTGCTTCAAGATATTGTACTGCTATGAACCAAGATATCGTTCTACCCAATGATATTACAACATTATGTTTGGTGCCGAAAGTTCCTGATGAATTCTACATGGATGATACCTTAGCAGATGATTTTTACTGGTTTACTTGCCAACAGGAGTACTCCACAAGAAGGATGATCCTATTAACTAACCTGCTATGTTCTTTAATTTCTTTAATTTAGGGTGTGTTTCTTACGGTATAAATAAAATTGTGGTCAAGTAATATCAGCATAATAAGAAGTTCCAATAAAATCATTATAGGTTGAGGTCTATCTAATGCATGATTGTCATTAATTGCTGATGAACTTGGCCTGCATGTGGTTGAATGGGTTTTTAGGGTCAATATGAATTAATCAGGTTAAAGTAATAGTTTTGATGAGTTACAGTGAGGTGTATTTTGTTGATTGTTGTGACCCtaggaactgacttctcttttggGAACTGACAAATAAGGAACCTGCTTATAGTTTAAGCACATGATTTGATTataagtttcaaaccaaagattacTGCAACTGTATGTCTGCACCCAACAGAGACATGATTCAGAATCTCATGTTCCAGATGATTATTTCAACAGACAAGGCACTTGAGGGTTATGATAGCAGTGGTTGATTGCTGGCTATCATTAATAGAAGAGGAAATTTTGTCAAGTTTGCATGTGTTCATATCCTCACCTATTCTTTGTCTTTGTT belongs to Musa acuminata AAA Group cultivar baxijiao chromosome BXJ1-11, Cavendish_Baxijiao_AAA, whole genome shotgun sequence and includes:
- the LOC135597209 gene encoding probable pyridoxal 5'-phosphate synthase subunit PDX1 — its product is MSDSGVVMVYGNGAALTEPKKSSTFSVKVGLAQMLRGGVIMDVVTPEQARVAEEAGACAVMALERVPADIRAQGGVARMSDPGLIKEIKRAVTIPVMAKARIGHFVEAQILEAIGVDYVDESEVLTPADEQNHINKHNFRVPFVCGCRDLGEALRRIREGAAMIRTKGEAGTGNIIEAVRHVRSVMGDIRALRNMDDDEVFTFAKRIAAPYDLVMQTKQLGRLPVVHFAAGGVATPADAALMMQLGCDGVFVGSGIFKSGDPARRARAIVQAVTHYSDPEILAEVSCGLGEAMVGINLSDAKVERFASRSE